GTGACCGACCAGCTCAGGCTCCACATCGACCGCGTCGTCCAGACACTCGAGGACCCCACCCTGAAGGGCCCGGCCAAGGCTCTGGAGCGGCGTCGGGCGCTACGTCAAGCAACCGACGGCATCTTTCACTGGGCGGAGATGGCCCGGCGCACCCTCGGCGGGCACTGGGAGGAGCGCTCCGAGACGGAGCGCGCGGAGTTCACCGCGCTCTTCCGCGACCTGATCGAGCGCGCGTATCTCGTCAAGATCGAGCGGTACAGCGGCGAGGCGATCCGGTACGAGGGTGAGTCCGCAGAGGGCGAGCGGAGGCTGGTCCGCACCCGGCTGCTGACGCGGCAAGGTCAGGAGGTCGCCATCGACTATCTGATGGCCCGCGACAGCCAGCGCTGGATGATCCACGACGTGGTCGTCGAGGGCGTCGGCCTCACCGCCAACTACCGCGCCCAGTTCGACGGGATCATCCGGACCTCCTCCTACGCGGAGCTGGTCCGGAAGATGCGGAGCCGCGCCTCCTGACCGGCGGAGCGGCTGGCGCGAGCGCGAGCCGCCGCGCCGCCAGCCGCGCCATCCGCGGGTCCTGCTCCACCCCGATCCACGCGCGGCCGGACTCCCGCGCGACGAGCGCGACCGTGCCGGCGCCCAGGAAGGGGTCGAGCACAGGGCCCCGCTTCCGGCTCCGCTCGAGCGCCGTGCGGATCACGGGGTCGGGCGTGGCGTCCCACAGGCTTTCGCGATGCGAGGGCGGGAGCGGAAGCATCCAGCAGAGCGTGGCCGAGTCGGGCCGCACCGCCCGGCCGGCCTTGCGGAAGCGCAGCACGTGGTTGAGGCGGTTGTCCCAGCGCTCCCGCGAGCACACCTGCGCCCAGCAGCCCATGGACTGGAGGCGCCAGCCCGTCCGCCGCAGCCACCCGGCGACGATGCCGTCGAGCCCCAGCCACTCCACCCCGTCGTGGCGATCGCCGATCACGAGCCACAGGTCGCCATCGGGGGCCAGCACGCGCCGCCATTCCGCACCGAACTCCACCGCGAGCCTGCGCGCCCATGCCCCGGCGGAGGCCCTGCCCCGGCCCCGCACCCAGTAGGGGGGCGAGGTGAAGATCACCCCGACGCTGCCGGTGGCAATGCCATCAAGGCGGCGGCTGTCCCCCACGAGGAGACAGCCCCGCCCGTCGC
This region of Candidatus Rokuibacteriota bacterium genomic DNA includes:
- a CDS encoding ABC transporter substrate-binding protein, translating into MTRGTALSVALAALVTLAGTPGAHAGPVTDQLRLHIDRVVQTLEDPTLKGPAKALERRRALRQATDGIFHWAEMARRTLGGHWEERSETERAEFTALFRDLIERAYLVKIERYSGEAIRYEGESAEGERRLVRTRLLTRQGQEVAIDYLMARDSQRWMIHDVVVEGVGLTANYRAQFDGIIRTSSYAELVRKMRSRAS
- a CDS encoding site-specific DNA-methyltransferase yields the protein MRPRFESGDGRGCLLVGDSRRLDGIATGSVGVIFTSPPYWVRGRGRASAGAWARRLAVEFGAEWRRVLAPDGDLWLVIGDRHDGVEWLGLDGIVAGWLRRTGWRLQSMGCWAQVCSRERWDNRLNHVLRFRKAGRAVRPDSATLCWMLPLPPSHRESLWDATPDPVIRTALERSRKRGPVLDPFLGAGTVALVARESGRAWIGVEQDPRMARLAARRLALAPAAPPVRRRGSASSGPAPRRRRSG